The genomic region CGGCCGCGATCATCGGGTGCGCCACCAGTTGCGCATGCCACGGCCCGACGTCGTCGAACACGGTGGCGTCGCTCGCGATGCCACTCGCGGCCAGCACGGCCTGCGGCGTCATGTAGCGCGTGCCGAGCACTTCCACCCGCTCGACCTGGAACGCGCCACCGGCACGCAGTGCGATCGGAGCCGCGGCGGCAGCCCCGGTCAGCAGCAACGCAGCGGCGAGCACGCGCAGCCAGCGGATCCGTAACACACGTCCGATCATGCGGCCTCCGCGAAGCGCGCGTACACGGCACGAATCGCCGTGTCGATGTCCCCCGCACCCATGCCGATGCAGACGTCCTGGTCGACCAGCACGCGCCCCAGATCGTCCTGCAATGCGTCGAGAGTCGGGGTGTAATGGACGCCGTCCGCCCCTGCGCGCCGCGCCGCATTCACGATCATCTCGCCCGTCACGCCTTCGATCGGCTGCTCGCGGGCAGCGTACACGTCGGTGACCCAGACCGCGTCCGCCTGCGCCAGCGCGTAGCCGAACTCGACCGCCAGGTCGCGTGTGCGGCTGTACAGGTGAGGCTGGAACACCGCGACGATGCGCTGGCCCGGGTACACACTGCGCGCGGCCGCGAGTGTTGCGGCGATCTCCGTCGGATGGTGAGCGTAGTCGTCGACGAACGTCACGCCGCGTGCGGTGCCGACCACCTGGAACCGGCGCGACACACCGTGGAACGCTGGCAGCGCCCGCTGCACCGCATCGAACGAAGCGCCTGCGTGGCGCGCAAGCGCGATCGCCGCGAGCGCATTGCGCACGTTGTGCAGCCCCGGCACACCGAGCATTACCTGCCCGAGCGGCTCGTCGTTGTCGTGCACCTGGAACCGTGTGCTGCTGCCCGTCGGCGCAACGTCGGTCGCGCGCAGCCCGGCGTACGTGCGCGTGCCGTAGCGCACGACCCGGGGGTCGCTCGCCGGCAGCAGTCCCGACGCACCCTCGTCGTCGGCGCACAGCGCGATCAGGCCATCCTGCGGGACCCGCGCGAGCAGCTCACGGAATGCCGCGTGGATCTCCTCGATCGAGCCGTAGATGTCCATGTGATCGGCTTCGACGGACGTGACGGCGACCGCCTCCGGCTGCAGCGTCAGGAAGGACCGGTCGTACTCGTCCGCCTCGACCACGTACAGCCGGCTCTCGCCGCGGCGCAGGCCGCCGCCCCAGGCTTCGACGCGCCCACCGACGAACGCCGTCGGGTCCAGGCCTGCCGAATCGAGAATCGCAGTCAGCATCGCCGTCGTCGTCGTCTTGCCGTGCGTGCCCGCGACGGCGAGCACGGTGCCCGCGTTCACGAACGCGCCGAGCGCCTGTGCACGCTTGAGCACAGGGATGCCGCGCTCACGAGCCGCCTGCAGCTCCGGGTGCGACGGCGGCACGGCGGCCGTGACCACGACGGCCGCCGCATCGGCTACATGGGCCGGGTCGTGCTGTGCACTCACCTGCACACGGTCGCCGAGCAGCGACTGCGCGGCCGCTGCATGCAGGTCGCAGCCGGTCACGCGCGCACCCGCCCGCATCAGGGCGTCGGCGAGCGCCGACATCCCTGCACCGCCGATCCCCATGAAATGGATCGTGCCGCGCTGCGCGAGTGCGAGCAGATCGACGCTGCTCATGCGGCCCCCGGCAGCAGGCGAGCCAGCTGTTCGGCGATCTCGCGCGCAGCGTCCGGATGTGCGCGCCCGCGCGCGGCGGCACGCATCGACTCCTGCCGCGCAGGGTCTGCGAGCAGGTCCGCCAGCGCCCGCCACAGCACGCTGCCGGTCAGCGTCGCCTGCGGCAGGTGCAGCGCCGCGCCGGCCGCGTCCAGCGCCTGCGCGTTGTGCGTCTGGTGATCGGCGGCGGCCGTCGGCAGAGGAACGAGCAGCATCGGCACGCCCCACGCGAGCAGCTCCGCGGTCGCCATAGCACCCGCGCGTGACACAGCGACGTCGGCCGAGCTTAGCGCATCGTTCATTGCGTCGATGTAACCCACGGCGCGCACCCAGTCGGCCGCGCCCAGCCGCTCGATCTCGGCACCGATGGCATCGATGTGGCTCGGGCCGGTGGCCCACAGGATCTCGAGCTTCGACGCAGGCCGCTGCAGCTCACCGGCGGCCACCGCACGCAGTGCCTCGAGCAGCGCATCGTTGAGCGCGAGTGCTCCCTGGCTGCCGCCGACGATCAGCACCACCGTCGAATCGGGGGACAGGCCGAAACGTGCACGTGCGGCGGCACGGTCGATCTGCGCGGGCGGCCGGATCGGATTGCCGAGCGCGAACACCTCCGTGTTGCGGCCCGGCTTCATCCGCTGCGCGGCCTCGGGGAAGCCGAGATGCACCTGGGCCGCAAAGCGCGCCAGCATCCGCACGGTCAGGCCCGGAAACGAATTCTGCTCCTGCACGGCGAGGGGCACGCCCGCCGCTACTGCGAACAGGCCGGCGGGCGCACTCGCATAGCCGCCCGTTGCGACGACGAGCCGGGGCGAGAAGCGCATGAACAGGCGCCCGAGACCGAGGAAGCTGCGCGACAGCCCCATCATCGTGGTCGCGTTGCGCCAGACCTGCGCACGGTAGACCGGATGGAACGGCAGCAGCGTGTGCGGGACGCCGCGCTGCGGCAGCACACGCGCCTCCACACCTCGCTGCGCACCGACGAAGTGCACCTGCGTGCCGGGACGCACCTCCTGCAGCGCATCCGCGAGAGCGAGCGCGGGATACAGGTGCCCGCCCGTGCCGCCGCCGGCAAAGAGCACGCGACTCACTCGGCCTCCCTGCTCGAGCGGCGGGCGATGTTCATCAGGATGCCCACCGCGGCCATGCATACGATCAGGCTGGAGCCGCCGTACGAGATGAACGGCAGCGTCACGCCGGTCGTGGGGATGAGCGCACTGTTCACCGCCATGTGCAGCAGCGCCTGCACCACGATGAGGTTCGTGACGCCGATCGCGAGCAGGCTGCCGAACAGATCCGGCGCGTTACGGGCGACACGGTAGCCGATCAGTGCGATGCCGCTGTAGGCGAGCACCAGCGCCGCCATGCCGATGAAGCCCCACTCTTCGCCGATCATTGCGAAGATGAAGTCGTTGTGCGGCTCGGGCAGGAACCCGAACTTCTGCTGGCCGTGACCCAGCCCTCGTCCGAGCAGGCCGCCGCTGCCGAGCGCGATCAGCGCCTGCGTGATCTGGTAGCTGACGCCGGCGGGGTCATGCGTCGGATCGATGAACGCCAGGATCCGGCGCATCCGGTACCCGACACCGCTCACCTGCGTCAGCAGGAAGGGCAGCATCAGCGCGCCGAGCACCACGAAGTGCGCGATGCGCGCACCGCCCGCGAACAGCACGAGCGCCGCGAGCAGCACGACCAGTGCGGCCGCCGACATGCTGGGCTGCATCATGATCAGTGTCGCGACCGTTCCCCACACGAGCAGGAAGGGCAGCAGTCCCTTGCTCAGGCTGCCCAGCCGGTCCTGCTTGCGCACGGCGACCGCGGCCGTCCAGATGATCAGCACCAGCTTCGCCAGCTCGGAGGGCTGCCCCTGGATCCCACCGAGGTCGATCCAGCGACGCCCGCCGTTCACGCGCGGCGCTATGCTCTCGGTGCCCGGCAGCAGCACGAAAACGAGCAGCCCGACGACGACCAGCAGCATCGGCCAGGCGAAGAAGCGGAGCACCCGGTAGTCGAGGTACGCCATGACGGCGAGGAGCAGCAGACCGAGCGAGCCGCCGATCGCCTGGCGGATCACGAAATGGTAGTCGGCCAGCCCGTCCGTCTGCGCCTTGATCGCGCTCGCGCTGTACACGGCGACCAGCCCGAACGACAGCAGCGCAACCGCCAGCAGCAGCAGCACGGGCGCTTCCCATCCGCGGCTCAGTCGCGTGAGCGCCTGGGCGTTCAGGTCCGCATGCGCGCGCGGCGCCACGGCTGCCCGGCTCATGCCTCACCTCGCGCAAGCGCGCGGAACGCGTCGCCGCGCTCCTCGTAGTTGCGGAACATGTCGAAGCTGGCGCATGCCGGCGCCAGGAGCAGCGCATCGCCGGGCCGTGCACGCGCTGCGGCGTGTGCCACGACGTCGCTGAAGCTGCCATCGACGCGCTCGAGCGCGACGACGCCGCCCAGCTCACGCTCGATGAGATCCGCCGCCGCGCCGTATGCGACCACCAGCCGGACGTGGCTGCGGAGCCCGTCCCCGAGGCCGGCGTAGGGCTCGCCCTTGTGCACGCCGCCGAGCAGCAGCACCGTCGGCCGCGTCATGCTTTCCAGCGCGACGCGCGCCGATGCAACGTTGGTCGCCTTGGAGTCGTTCACCCAGAGAACGCCGTTGCGCTCGCCGATCACCTCCAGGCGGTGCGGCAGTCCCGGGAACGTGCGCAGCCCTTCCCGCACGGCATCGACACTCGCACCGGCGGCTACACTTGCGATCGCGGCGGCCAGCGCGTTCGCGCGGTTGTGTCGTCCCAGGATGCGCAGCTCCGCGGTGCCCAGCAGCGCCGTGGCGGTGCCGCTCATGTTCAGCAGGAGTTGCTCACCGCTCAGCCAGCCGCCGCGCTCGGTCGAGGCGAGCGGGGTGTGAACGCGGAACACGTAGCGCGTACCCGGCGCATCCGCGGCCAGCGAGAGCACGTCGGCCTCCTCCCCGTTGAGAACCCACGTACTCTCACTGACCGCGTTGTCGAAGAGATGCGCCTTGTCTGCGTAGTAGTCCCTTACACTCGCGTACCGATCGAGATGGTCCGGTGCGAGGTTCGTCACGACGCCGATGCGCGGCGCGAACGTGTCGACATCCGCGAGCTGGAAGGAGCTCGCCTCCACGACCACCCAGTCCGGCGCATCGTTGCGCAGCGCAACTTCGGACAGCGGCGTACCGATGTTGCCGGCCGCCGGCGCGTCATAGCCGGCTGTCGTGAGCAGATGGGAGGCGAGCGCCGTCGTCGTGCTCTTGCCATTGGTTCCCGTGATCGCGACCACCGGTGCGTCCAGGTAGCGGTACGCGAACTCGAGCTCGGACATGCGCGTGACGTGCGCAATGCGCGCATCGCCCAGCACCGTGGCGGTCGGCGGGATGCCGGGACTGACCACGATGGTGTCGCACTGCGCCAGCCGTGCGACGTCGTGGCCGCCCGTCTGCGCTTCACCGCCCGCCGTGCGGATCTCCTCCGCCGCCGCGCGCAGCTCCGCGGTGTCGCCGGAATCCGAGGCGTACACGCGCGCGCCGCGCGCCAGCGCGAGTCGCGCCGCCGCGCGCCCGCTGCGCGCAAGTCCCAGGATGCCGACGTTGGTCATCAACGGATCTTCAGCGTGCTGAATGCGACCAGGCTGCACAGGATCCCCAGGATCCAGAAGCGCATGATGATCTTGCTCTCGGCCCAGCCCTGCTTCTCGAAGTGGTGGTGCAACGGCGCCATCGCGAGCAGCCGCTGCCCGCGTCCCTGCGTGCGCGCCGTGTACTTGAACCAGCCGACCTGCGCCATCACGCTGATCGCCTCCACCACGAAGACGCCGCCCACGATGACGAGCAGGAACTCACCCTTGATCAGAACGGCCACTGCGCCCAGCGCACCGCCCAGCGCGAGCGAGCCGGTGTCCCCCATGAACACTTCCGCGGGGTGCGCATTGAACCAGAGGAATCCCAGCGTCGCACCGGCCAGCGCGACGCAGAAGATCGACAGCTCACCCGCGCCGGCCATGTAGAACAGTCCGAGGTAGTTCGACGTATCGACGCGACCGATCACGTATGCGAAGACACCGAACGTCGCCGCCGCGATGGCCGAGAGTCCGCCCGCGAGGCCGTCCAGGCCGTCCGTAAGGTTCACCGCGTTCGAGCTGCCCGCGAGGACGAGCATCACCCACGGGATGAACAGGACCGGCAGGATGAACGCGACGTGGTAGTCGGCGAAGAACGGAACGCTGGTCCAGTGCGTCGGGATGTCCGACGCGGGCCAGATCAGCAGCACGATTCCGACGATGATGCCGATCATGCCCTGGCCGATCAGCTTGTACTTGCCGACCAGTCCCTCGGTGCGACGACGCACGACCTTCAGGTAGTCGTCCAGGAAGCCGAGTGCGCCCAGCCAGACCATGACGGCCATCGCGATCAGCACGTACTCGTTGGTGAGGTCCGCCCAGAGCAGCGTGCCGATCAGGGTTGCGACGATGATGAGCACACCGCCCATGGTCGGCGTGCCCGCCTTGGCCAGGTGCGACTGCGGCCCCTCCTGTCGCACGACCTGCCCGAAGCGCAGACGCTGCAGCCACCGGATGATCGGCGGACCGAACAGGAACGCGATCATGATGGCCGTCGCCATGCCGCCCGCTGCACGGAACGTGATGTAGCGGAACAGGTTGAGAAACGAGTACTGGTCCGCCAGCGGGTACAGCAGGTGATAGAGCATCGCCTACGCTTTCCCGCCCTCGGGCGCGTTGGTGTTACGGGGGTGCTCCGCCGAGGGCGCGTCGTCACGCCCGTCGGTAATCGTTTCGATCGCCCGCGACCCGAAGGCCTCCCCGTGCGGGTGGAGCACTCCCCATGTCTCTGCGAACCGCGGCAGCAGTCGCTCCAGCGCGACACCGCGCGATCCTTTCAGCAGTACGATCTCGTTACCGTGCAGCCGGCCCGCGAAGCGCGCGTACGCCTCGAGCGGATCGGCCTCCCGGATCAGCCGGTCACCCAGCGCCGCCGCATGCTCGTCGAACGCCGCGACGAAGTCGCCCGTCGCAACGATCAGGTCCACGTCACTCGCAGCGACCTCGCCCGCCGTCTCCGCGTGCAGTCGCCCGCTCTCGGCGCCCAGCTCGCGCATCGTGCCGAGCACCGCGACCCGGCCACCAGCACGCGGCAGCGAAACGAGCAGATCGATTGCGGCCTGCACGCTGGCCGGGTTCGCGTTGTAGCAGTCCGCGATCACGGTCATGGCGCCGTAATGGTGGAACTCGCCGCGCATCTTCGCCGGCGCGAGCTGCGCCATGCCGGTGACCGCACCGTCCATGTCGACGCCGAGCTCACTCGCGATCGCCAGCGCGAGCAGCGCGTTGCG from Longimicrobiales bacterium harbors:
- the murD gene encoding UDP-N-acetylmuramoyl-L-alanine--D-glutamate ligase → MTNVGILGLARSGRAAARLALARGARVYASDSGDTAELRAAAEEIRTAGGEAQTGGHDVARLAQCDTIVVSPGIPPTATVLGDARIAHVTRMSELEFAYRYLDAPVVAITGTNGKSTTTALASHLLTTAGYDAPAAGNIGTPLSEVALRNDAPDWVVVEASSFQLADVDTFAPRIGVVTNLAPDHLDRYASVRDYYADKAHLFDNAVSESTWVLNGEEADVLSLAADAPGTRYVFRVHTPLASTERGGWLSGEQLLLNMSGTATALLGTAELRILGRHNRANALAAAIASVAAGASVDAVREGLRTFPGLPHRLEVIGERNGVLWVNDSKATNVASARVALESMTRPTVLLLGGVHKGEPYAGLGDGLRSHVRLVVAYGAAADLIERELGGVVALERVDGSFSDVVAHAAARARPGDALLLAPACASFDMFRNYEERGDAFRALARGEA
- the ftsW gene encoding putative lipid II flippase FtsW, which translates into the protein MSRAAVAPRAHADLNAQALTRLSRGWEAPVLLLLAVALLSFGLVAVYSASAIKAQTDGLADYHFVIRQAIGGSLGLLLLAVMAYLDYRVLRFFAWPMLLVVVGLLVFVLLPGTESIAPRVNGGRRWIDLGGIQGQPSELAKLVLIIWTAAVAVRKQDRLGSLSKGLLPFLLVWGTVATLIMMQPSMSAAALVVLLAALVLFAGGARIAHFVVLGALMLPFLLTQVSGVGYRMRRILAFIDPTHDPAGVSYQITQALIALGSGGLLGRGLGHGQQKFGFLPEPHNDFIFAMIGEEWGFIGMAALVLAYSGIALIGYRVARNAPDLFGSLLAIGVTNLIVVQALLHMAVNSALIPTTGVTLPFISYGGSSLIVCMAAVGILMNIARRSSREAE
- the murC gene encoding UDP-N-acetylmuramate--L-alanine ligase, translating into MSSVDLLALAQRGTIHFMGIGGAGMSALADALMRAGARVTGCDLHAAAAQSLLGDRVQVSAQHDPAHVADAAAVVVTAAVPPSHPELQAARERGIPVLKRAQALGAFVNAGTVLAVAGTHGKTTTTAMLTAILDSAGLDPTAFVGGRVEAWGGGLRRGESRLYVVEADEYDRSFLTLQPEAVAVTSVEADHMDIYGSIEEIHAAFRELLARVPQDGLIALCADDEGASGLLPASDPRVVRYGTRTYAGLRATDVAPTGSSTRFQVHDNDEPLGQVMLGVPGLHNVRNALAAIALARHAGASFDAVQRALPAFHGVSRRFQVVGTARGVTFVDDYAHHPTEIAATLAAARSVYPGQRIVAVFQPHLYSRTRDLAVEFGYALAQADAVWVTDVYAAREQPIEGVTGEMIVNAARRAGADGVHYTPTLDALQDDLGRVLVDQDVCIGMGAGDIDTAIRAVYARFAEAA
- the mraY gene encoding phospho-N-acetylmuramoyl-pentapeptide-transferase, which encodes MLYHLLYPLADQYSFLNLFRYITFRAAGGMATAIMIAFLFGPPIIRWLQRLRFGQVVRQEGPQSHLAKAGTPTMGGVLIIVATLIGTLLWADLTNEYVLIAMAVMVWLGALGFLDDYLKVVRRRTEGLVGKYKLIGQGMIGIIVGIVLLIWPASDIPTHWTSVPFFADYHVAFILPVLFIPWVMLVLAGSSNAVNLTDGLDGLAGGLSAIAAATFGVFAYVIGRVDTSNYLGLFYMAGAGELSIFCVALAGATLGFLWFNAHPAEVFMGDTGSLALGGALGAVAVLIKGEFLLVIVGGVFVVEAISVMAQVGWFKYTARTQGRGQRLLAMAPLHHHFEKQGWAESKIIMRFWILGILCSLVAFSTLKIR
- the murG gene encoding undecaprenyldiphospho-muramoylpentapeptide beta-N-acetylglucosaminyltransferase encodes the protein MSRVLFAGGGTGGHLYPALALADALQEVRPGTQVHFVGAQRGVEARVLPQRGVPHTLLPFHPVYRAQVWRNATTMMGLSRSFLGLGRLFMRFSPRLVVATGGYASAPAGLFAVAAGVPLAVQEQNSFPGLTVRMLARFAAQVHLGFPEAAQRMKPGRNTEVFALGNPIRPPAQIDRAAARARFGLSPDSTVVLIVGGSQGALALNDALLEALRAVAAGELQRPASKLEILWATGPSHIDAIGAEIERLGAADWVRAVGYIDAMNDALSSADVAVSRAGAMATAELLAWGVPMLLVPLPTAAADHQTHNAQALDAAGAALHLPQATLTGSVLWRALADLLADPARQESMRAAARGRAHPDAAREIAEQLARLLPGAA